One window from the genome of Ananas comosus cultivar F153 linkage group 13, ASM154086v1, whole genome shotgun sequence encodes:
- the LOC109719658 gene encoding probable E3 ubiquitin-protein ligase ATL45 yields the protein MDHHRGDRDHRANPKYVAPVLITFLCFMSVGIVLALCRCLLATCSSSSAAQLIPAAAVPYEKSRGGEGEGEGDGTCAVCLADFEEGEAVRVLPECAHCFHVACIDAWLRARTSCPVCRAEIAPPPLRACHVARGDSLPHRMPPPAAIL from the exons ATGGACCACCACCGCGGCGATCGCGACCACCGCGCGAACCCAAAGTACGTGGCCCCGGTGTTGATCACCTTCCTCTGCTTCATGTCGGTCGGCATCGTCCTCGCCCTCTGCCGATGCCTCCTCGCCAC ctgcagcagcagcagcgccgCGCAGCTGATTCCCGCGGCGGCGGTGCCTTACGAGAAGAGCCGGGGAGGCGAGGGGGAAGGGGAGGGGGATGGCACGTGCGCGGTGTGCCTCGCGGACTTCGAGGAGGGCGAGGCCGTGCGGGTGCTCCCGGAGTGCGCGCACTGCTTCCACGTGGCGTGCATCGACGCGTGGCTCCGCGCGCGCACCAGCTGCCCCGTGTGCCGCGCCGAGATAGCCCCTCCGCCGCTGCGCGCCTGCCATGTGGCCCGCGGCGATTCGCTGCCGCACCGCATGCCGCCTCCGGCCGCCATCCTATAG
- the LOC109719400 gene encoding uncharacterized protein LOC109719400 — MRSSNAAASETRRLDSAKRKEAEEEEEEVNREFALFRDRVMGEDLLTTLSMDNHHHPSTLLSIEPSGNPSSSSSHEDVDHREPMIHHRPPATLSGPPDINLPFSDEISPPHHSWNSDACDNIFDISTGPQLYDPDSMLNLPKITNRKFAKRGDSIWGAWFFFNNYFKPTLTDKSKNKAGVRDANFDKSDLRLDVFFVQHDMENMYMWVFKERPENALGKMQLRSFMNGHSRLGEPQFPFSADKGFVRSHRMQRKQYRGLSNPQCIHGIEIVRSPNLALIPESDLKKWVELTGRELNFPIPPEASDFCSWRNLNSADFELERPKLLNGSGLNLLSQANHSIGNGLDHSSLCNKRRIDEECFLPLNSTSERAQDVEMNNPIEPLWANEFNGVMRHASGPVTASKTIYEDEGGYLILVSLPFVDRQRVKVSWRNTLTHGIVKILCVSTARMSNIKRHGRTFKLMDPFPEHCPMGEFTREIPLATRIPEDAKLEAYYDESGAVLEIMVPKHSSGPEEHEVRVCMRPSQLGGSDLMLT; from the coding sequence ATGCGTTCATCGAATGCGGCGGCATCCGAAACCCGCCGATTAGATAGCGCAAAGAGaaaggaggcggaggaggaggaggaggaggtgaatAGAGAGTTCGCGCTGTTTCGAGACAGAGTGATGGGAGAAGATCTCCTCACCACTTTATCCATGGATAACCACCACCATCCCTCCACCCTCCTCTCCATAGAACCTTCCGGAAACCCATCATCGTCTTCCTCCCACGAGGATGTCGACCACCGTGAACCCATGATCCACCACCGCCCCCCCGCGACTCTATCTGGCCCCCCTGATATAAACCTTCCCTTTTCGGATGAAATCTCTCCGCCACACCACTCATGGAACTCGGATGCTTGCGATAATATATTCGACATCAGCACAGGCCCCCAGCTTTATGACCCAGATTCTATGCTCAACCTCCCAAAGATTACCAACCGCAAATTTGCCAAAAGAGGAGATAGCATTTGGGGTGCGTGGTTCTTCTTCAATAACTACTTCAAACCTACATTAACTGATAAATCAAAGAATAAGGCCGGCGTTAGGGATGCGAACTTCGATAAGTCGGATTTGAGGCTCGATGTCTTCTTTGTCCAGCACGACATGGAGAACATGTACATGTGGGTTTTCAAGGAGAGGCCTGAGAATGCCCTAGGCAAGATGCAGTTAAGGAGCTTCATGAATGGCCATTCACGGCTTGGCGAACCGCAGTTCCCGTTCAGCGCCGATAAGGGTTTTGTCCGGTCCCACCGAATGCAGCGCAAGCAGTACCGTGGTCTGTCCAACCCTCAGTGTATCCATGGAATTGAGATCGTGAGATCGCCTAATCTTGCCCTAATTCCTGAAAGCGACCTCAAGAAATGGGTGGAATTAACAGGAAGGGAGCTTAATTTCCCAATCCCGCCTGAAGCTAGTGATTTTTGTTCATGGAGGAATCTTAATTCTGCTGATTTCGAGCTTGAAAGACCAAAGCTGTTGAATGGGTCGGGCTTAAATCTATTGTCGCAAGCAAATCATTCTATTGGTAATGGATTGGATCATTCTTCACTATGCAATAAACGCAGAATCGATGAGGAGTGCTTCTTGCCACTAAATTCTACTTCAGAGAGAGCCCAAGATGTGGAGATGAATAACCCAATTGAACCTTTGTGGGCAaatgaatttaacggtgtaatgAGACACGCAAGTGGCCCCGTGACCGCATCGAAAACTATTTATGAGGATGAGGGGGGGTATCTTATATTGGTTAGCTTACCTTTTGTGGATCGTCAAAGGGTGAAAGTTTCATGGAGGAATACTCTCACTCATGGGATAGTTAAAATACTTTGTGTTAGTACTGCAAGGATGTCGAATATAAAGAGGCATGGTAGGACCTTTAAGTTAATGGATCCTTTTCCTGAACATTGCCCGATGGGGGAATTCACGAGAGAGATACCGCTTGCTACAAGGATTCCAGAAGATGCTAAGCTTGAAGCCTATTATGATGAGAGTGGTGCAGTACTCGAGATTATGGTCCCAAAACATAGTTCCGGGCCAGAAGAACACGAAGTTAGGGTCTGCATGCGGCCCTCTCAACTTGGAGGTAGTGATCTTATGCTAACATAA
- the LOC109719401 gene encoding osmotin-like protein, translated as MTMASRPAEPAAKLFFLSLVACAAAALAAAAGAAGARGDQYAAMTLTVVNNCPFTVWPAVAPSSGGEVVAGGGFELPTLSHRSFPAPARPWSGRIWARTACYPGPNGALHCATGDCAGRLQCAGLAGKPPATLIQVTLHHGGERDQTSYGVSVVDGFNVGASVTPHEGRGVCPVLGCREDLTATCPGELQLRAPQGGGGGVLGCKSGCEAFGTDELCCRNMYASPRTCRASNYSLFFKRACPQALTYAHDSSSLPHDCAAPRELKVIFCH; from the exons ATGACGATGGCCTCTAGACCTGCTGAGCCTGCTGCTAAGCTCTTCTTCCTCTCGCTGGTGGCGTGCGCCGCCGCggcgttggcggcggcggcgggggctgCAGGCGCGCGCGGGGATCAGTACGCGGCGATGACGCTGACGGTGGTGAACAACTGCCCGTTCACGGTGTGGCCGGCGGTGGCGCCGAGCTCCGGCGGGGAGGTGGTGGCGGGCGGGGGGTTCGAGCTGCCGACGCTGTCGCACCGCTCCTTCCCCGCGCCCGCCCGCCCCTGGAGCGGCCGCATCTGGGCCCGCACCGCCTGCTACCCCGGCCCCAACGGCGCCCTCCACTGCGCCACCGGCGACTGCGCCGGCCGCCTCCAGTGCGCCGGACTCGCCGGCAAACCCCCCGCCACCCTCATCCAG gtgACGCTGCACCACGGGGGGGAGCGGGACCAGACGTCGTACGGGGTGAGCGTGGTGGACGGGTTCAACGTGGGGGCGAGCGTGACGCCGCACGAGGGGCGCGGGGTGTGCCCCGTGCTGGGGTGCCGCGAGGACCTGACGGCGACGTGCCCGGGCGAGCTGCAGCTGCGGGCGCcgcagggcggcggcggcggcgtgctCGGCTGCAAGAGCGGCTGCGAGGCGTTCGGCACCGACGAGCTCTGCTGCCGCAACATGTACGCCTCCCCCCGCACCTGCCGCGCCTCCAACTACTCCCTTTTCTTCAAGCGCGCCTGCCCCCAGGCCCTCACCTACGCTCACGACAGCTCCTCCCTCCCCCACGACTGCGCCGCCCCCCGCGAGCTCAAGGTCATCTTCTGCCACTAG
- the LOC109719585 gene encoding ubiquitin-conjugating enzyme E2 7 isoform X2, whose amino-acid sequence MAATSQASLLLQKQLKDLTRNPVDGFSAGLVDDSNVFEWNVTIIGPPDTLYEGGYFNAIMSFPPNYPNSPPTVRFTSEMWHPNVYPDGRVCISILHPPGDDPNGYELASERWTPVHTKDWRDRREEFKKKVRRIVRKSQEML is encoded by the exons ATGGCGGCGACGAGCCAAGCGAGCCTACTGCTCCAGAAGCAGCTCAAAG ATCTGACGAGGAATCCCGTGGATGGATTCTCGGCTGGGTTGGTCGATGATAGTAATGTGTTCGAGTGGAACGTGACGATCATCGGGCCTCCTGATACGCTCTA TGAAGGTGGCTATTTTAATGCAATTATGAGCTTTCCACCCAACTATCCTAATAGTCCTCCAACTGTCAGATTTACGTCAGAGATGTGGCACCCGAATG TATATCCTGATGGGCGTGTTTGCATTTCAATTCTTCATCCGCCTGGCGATGACCCTAATGGCTATGAACTTGCAAGTGAGCGGTGGACGCCTGTTCATACG AAGGATTGGAGAGATCGGAGAGAAGAATTCAAGAAGAAAGTACGCCGCATCGTGAGAAAATCCCAAGAAATGCTGTGA
- the LOC109719585 gene encoding ubiquitin-conjugating enzyme E2 7 isoform X1 translates to MAATSQASLLLQKQLKDLTRNPVDGFSAGLVDDSNVFEWNVTIIGPPDTLYEGGYFNAIMSFPPNYPNSPPTVRFTSEMWHPNVYPDGRVCISILHPPGDDPNGYELASERWTPVHTVESIVLSIISMLSSPNDESPANVEAAKDWRDRREEFKKKVRRIVRKSQEML, encoded by the exons ATGGCGGCGACGAGCCAAGCGAGCCTACTGCTCCAGAAGCAGCTCAAAG ATCTGACGAGGAATCCCGTGGATGGATTCTCGGCTGGGTTGGTCGATGATAGTAATGTGTTCGAGTGGAACGTGACGATCATCGGGCCTCCTGATACGCTCTA TGAAGGTGGCTATTTTAATGCAATTATGAGCTTTCCACCCAACTATCCTAATAGTCCTCCAACTGTCAGATTTACGTCAGAGATGTGGCACCCGAATG TATATCCTGATGGGCGTGTTTGCATTTCAATTCTTCATCCGCCTGGCGATGACCCTAATGGCTATGAACTTGCAAGTGAGCGGTGGACGCCTGTTCATACG GTCGAGAGTATTGTTTTGAGTATAATATCTATGCTTTCAAGTCCCAATGATGAATCCCCAGCAAATGTTGAAGCAGCT AAGGATTGGAGAGATCGGAGAGAAGAATTCAAGAAGAAAGTACGCCGCATCGTGAGAAAATCCCAAGAAATGCTGTGA
- the LOC109719189 gene encoding CASP-like protein 4C1 — MPSPFPNGADPSPHHHRFHSTVSETKLRRLNSLILLLRLASFCFALAAAVFMVTNSSRSPGSPSWIDSEPFRLVFAANAIVAVYSLFEMGASIWEILKGSTPLPEPMQLWFDFAHDQVFAYLAAAAGAAGAAEARGMRGSGACASESAFCVQGDIAVALGFAAFAFVALAALASGFRLVSFLVTGSRFPLS; from the exons ATGCCCTCACCTTTCCCCAATGGCGCCGATCCCTCCCCGCACCACCACCGCTTCCACTCCACCGTGTCGGAGACGAAGCTCCGCCGCCTCAActccctcatcctcctcctccgcctcgcctcCTTCTGCTTCGCCCTCGCCGCAGCCGTGTTCATGGTCACCAACTCCTCGCGCTCCCCCGGCTCCCCCTCCTGGATCGACTCCGAACCCTTCAG GTTGGTGTTCGCGGCGAACGCGATCGTCGCCGTGTACTCCCTCTTCGAGATGGGCGCGTCGATCTGGGAGATCCTGAAGGGGTCCACGCCCCTCCCCGAGCCGATGCAGCTGTGGTTCGACTTCGCGCACGATCAG GTGTTCGCGTACCTCGCGGCGGCGGCTGGGGCGGCTGGGGCGGCGGAGGCCCGGGGTATGCGGGGCTCGGGCGCGTGCGCCTCGGAGAGCGCGTTCTGCGTCCAGGGCGACATCGCGGTGGCGCTAGGGTTCGCCGCGTTCGCCTTCGTCGCCCTCGCCGCGCTCGCCTCCGGGTTCCGCCTCGTCTCCTTCCTCGTCACCGGCTCTCGCTTCCCCCTCTCTTAA